The Plasmodium yoelii strain 17X genome assembly, chromosome: 8 DNA window TATAAAcatgaacaaaaaatatacatgatGTAGTatgtgataaaaatataaaaaaggaaagaatgaaaattatatttctctttccaattttaaaaacttaaaaaaaggaaataatgTTATCAATGGCATGCCTAAGTAGGTCCTACACACATATACATAAATGTATGTAAGCGAAATGAGCCAGTGTACATTATATTAAGATAAAATCTGGATAGGAATATTTATGCtctataataaatatttacatatattatttctcCAGTATATTCGGTAACAttgtacaaaaaaaataataataaaatgaaaggAATGAAAGAAATGGAAGAAATAACTTCACCGTACCTCTTAACTTTATAATAAGATGCATCAACTActgctatatatatatatatatatacatatgattaATTAtgactataaaaaaaaaatctaattaaataaagagcTTTCCATAATTTGAGACACATTATTATACTGATCACAAACATCAAGGGATAATGTCTTCCTTAATATTTCAAcaagataaatatttttttggtttatcttaattttatcaaaatcgAATTTAATACCCTGTATTTTGGctatttcttttaaattatcatctAATAAGCAACTATcattacaaaaatatatattattatttattaaatgcaAATCcatcaattttataaaataagtacAATTAACATTGTgaaataaaaaggaaaatggTATAACTAtttccttatttttattaattatttcatCTTCCCATTTATCTATCGAAATTtcttcaaataaatatggaaaacttttaaaaattattaaaaaaatagttaCTCCAACACTATATATATCTGTTTTAATACTATACATCCCCTTTAGGCAATGTGGAGACATATATTCTTTAGTCCCAATTATCAAAtcgttatatataattttgtcttcattattaataaatggcTTTTCAATATCTCTTGTATTTGtggataaaaaattattctcAATTTTacgtatataattataatctAGTGATGTACTTTTCTTATTatgtgttttatttttaatataatcataagaatttgaaaaatgccatgaattaaaattgttacattttttatcattctCTGTAactttatttgtatatatattatttgagtCTATAGTATTCATATTtggttcatttttatataaacatgaatttttaatatttaccgAATCATgattttccattttattttcattttcatgtTTTCCATGATTTGCATAATCTGTAAATGTATTAGAAGTAGCTGCATTATGTTCTTCTTTACAAATATTATTCTGACTTTTTTCTGAAAATTCTGTATTGAGATTATCCGAAATTCCAATTTTGTTTCCAAATATTTGATCAGGGTTATAtacattcatataatttttatcaaatttgtTATCATAAATGGTATCATTTGTTTCACTAGTATAAATACAATCGGCCTTACAAGGATAAATTTGATCTTTagcacaaatatatatactcaTATCAAAATCAATAATAACTAacttttcaaaatttttatctttaaacATTAAATTGTCTAATTTAATATCTCggtgaataataaaattatcatgTAGTGCACTAATTCCACTTAATaattgaaaaattatatctttaattttttcaaaagatatattttcatttgatACATAATCGACTAAATCTGTACCTTCACATAATtccataataataaaaaaatgcgATTGATTTTCTAAAACatcataaatttttattatattttcattatcaattttttttataattttgtatatatttgtatatgtGTTATAACTCATAATAGATAGttgtttttctttatttacacattttataacaacatttttattattttttatatcataacatttatataaaaaattaattgtattatctttaattaattctataaatttaaaattattttttatatattcacatTTTTCCAAACAatctataaatatattaatagtattattttcataattatttttgtttgtatatcgattatattcattattcaaattgttaaaattatCTTCATTTCCGAATATTTGagatttttcatttttttcaaattcatTAAATTCGTCCCAATTCAAACTATTAATAGTCTCCTTACAACTTCTTTCGTTTGTTATAACAGAGTTTTGATTATTCCATCCTTTAAAATTTTCTTCAATTTTagaaacattttttaaatttatattaatactaCAAAATTGTTCTCTATCATTTAACGTATTAATAGTTTGTtcacttttattaattttatcattttcttttttgggGGTATAAATTTTACTATatgattttattatttgttttaccCGGGttgtattattatctttattttttatacatgTATATTTCTTAGTActttttgttaataatattcttttacatattttatcttttctactttttccattttcaatataactataatttttgttattattttttcctgatatattacaatattttctctgtttatatatatatttgtcctcttttatttttttaatattactaATTTGTTCATCCCTTTGAATGCTTAAAGATATATAGGTTGTTTTATGAGTATCTTTTCGATTAACTCGAAAAATGTTTCCAAAAGAAgtcatattttcattaattttatcaacATTTTCATCATGTTGTATTTCCAAACCATCtgtcatataatatatatcgtTAAGTTTTTCCATTTCTTTACAATCTTTCGTTTTTtccttattatattttatttcattattcttctctttttctaaaaaaagATGGGCAAATTTATTAccctttaattttataaaacaattcaaaccacatttttttaaatgagtttttttgatattaattACACCaccattaatatataaataaattattctaTCCGAATTAgaatattcttttttattatttctataattatttatatataatcttTCGTTAAATGGTTTATTACATTGAACTTtgcaattatttttattgatatttatatcacactttttaataaagctataatattcttttagtttggttatattataaaaatgtgtattttctatattttgtaaatatgtattacaaatataaataacactttttatgtatttactttttaaaatttcttttttcatatatttatttatattactataatgactactaacatttttttcaatctGTATTTGTCTtcgattttttatttttttaatttctaaattggttattattttaatacaattttttaaaaaatttatgtataaataagccaatttatttttattattgtctATTCTTGAATTagtgtaaaaatatttttttgtatgttCTATTTTACACATTTCACTAataaataacatatataaattattaaatgctgatataaattttgatgactttttaaaatatgaaaaaatattttcaccattaaaattatgactcatatgtatattattatatgtatcatttatttcactataatttatattttcaaaaaaaatattctttatattatttttttttctcattgtctttcttcctttttttattcttatcaAATTATTCATAATATCTTCATTCGAATATTTTTTGATGCAAATTAACGAATTAATTGCTCTTTTACAATAATGTAATGATAAATACAAATTGATAAAACGAGTTAATCgtattatttcttttttaattttttttattctataataatttataaattttaaatattgtcTATCTACAGAATAGTTCCAATGTTTGTTATTTCTTATTCTTCTTAATAAGTTTCGATTGAAATGTGTTTTTTTCCCTTTATTGTTATATACACTAAGAAGTAtagaattataattttttttatgtttgtcactattacatattttatcaACATAACCATTAAATATTTCTATTTCTTTCATATTATtcttatcattattatatgtacatgtaGTACTGCTGTTACTAtcatctttattttcattattattgtattGATATGTTACAGTATTATCATTTTGGTCTCTTGTAATTTGATTCGTATCCATCTTTTGACACGTATCCATGTCTTGATACTTATCTTCGATATCTTCATCTTTTGGTATATTTGTAGTATCGGTGCCTTGATATAATGCACTACAATATGTCCCATTTTCCACATTAATAATATCACATATATCTTCTATATCAGTAGTATCTCTTTCATCTAATATCttttgattatttattttttttttttttttttttttttttttcgttttacAAATTTGAAAAAGTAATTGCAAAAAAAACATTGATGCATTTTacaatgaatattttttttatttcataacgTCTATTCGATTCATAAAATgcacaatataaattttcttcatcataAATTTATGACTCATTTAGTTGACAAAGCAgatttttgaaaattaaaaatctaaaacaaatatgttacacaaaaaaaaatcataataataacaatagcaacaataataataataacaaaatcaATGAATGTACCAAA harbors:
- a CDS encoding serine/threonine protein kinase, putative, whose translation is MFFLQLLFQICKTKKKKKKKKKINNQKILDERDTTDIEDICDIINVENGTYCSALYQGTDTTNIPKDEDIEDKYQDMDTCQKMDTNQITRDQNDNTVTYQYNNNENKDDSNSSTTCTYNNDKNNMKEIEIFNGYVDKICNSDKHKKNYNSILLSVYNNKGKKTHFNRNLLRRIRNNKHWNYSVDRQYLKFINYYRIKKIKKEIIRLTRFINLYLSLHYCKRAINSLICIKKYSNEDIMNNLIRIKKGRKTMRKKNNIKNIFFENINYSEINDTYNNIHMSHNFNGENIFSYFKKSSKFISAFNNLYMLFISEMCKIEHTKKYFYTNSRIDNNKNKLAYLYINFLKNCIKIITNLEIKKIKNRRQIQIEKNVSSHYSNINKYMKKEILKSKYIKSVIYICNTYLQNIENTHFYNITKLKEYYSFIKKCDININKNNCKVQCNKPFNERLYINNYRNNKKEYSNSDRIIYLYINGGVINIKKTHLKKCGLNCFIKLKGNKFAHLFLEKEKNNEIKYNKEKTKDCKEMEKLNDIYYMTDGLEIQHDENVDKINENMTSFGNIFRVNRKDTHKTTYISLSIQRDEQISNIKKIKEDKYIYKQRKYCNISGKNNNKNYSYIENGKSRKDKICKRILLTKSTKKYTCIKNKDNNTTRVKQIIKSYSKIYTPKKENDKINKSEQTINTLNDREQFCSININLKNVSKIEENFKGWNNQNSVITNERSCKETINSLNWDEFNEFEKNEKSQIFGNEDNFNNLNNEYNRYTNKNNYENNTINIFIDCLEKCEYIKNNFKFIELIKDNTINFLYKCYDIKNNKNVVIKCVNKEKQLSIMSYNTYTNIYKIIKKIDNENIIKIYDVLENQSHFFIIMELCEGTDLVDYVSNENISFEKIKDIIFQLLSGISALHDNFIIHRDIKLDNLMFKDKNFEKLVIIDFDMSIYICAKDQIYPCKADCIYTSETNDTIYDNKFDKNYMNVYNPDQIFGNKIGISDNLNTEFSEKSQNNICKEEHNAATSNTFTDYANHGKHENENKMENHDSVNIKNSCLYKNEPNMNTIDSNNIYTNKVTENDKKCNNFNSWHFSNSYDYIKNKTHNKKSTSLDYNYIRKIENNFLSTNTRDIEKPFINNEDKIIYNDLIIGTKEYMSPHCLKGMYSIKTDIYSVGVTIFLIIFKSFPYLFEEISIDKWEDEIINKNKEIVIPFSFLFHNVNCTYFIKLMDLHLINNNIYFCNDSCLLDDNLKEIAKIQGIKFDFDKIKINQKNIYLVEILRKTLSLDVCDQYNNVSQIMESSLFN